The Canis aureus isolate CA01 chromosome 15, VMU_Caureus_v.1.0, whole genome shotgun sequence genome includes the window ATAACAAATTAATGTAATGTATTTAGCCCCTAAAATACCAGTTTCATTTCTGTCACTGGCCCCCTCTCCTGTTCTAGCTGCTGGCCTGACAGGTTACTCTCTTAAGAAGGGCCTCTGGGCAGTGCAGCGCTCACACAGAGCAGATCCTCAATCAAGGATGGCTGTGCTAATAACTGCAAGGATTAGTAGCAGTATTTACGACCTAGGTCATTGTTCCTGTAGCTCACTGGATTGTGAAAGTGTCGACAGGGTATCTCACAAGGATTTAAAACCGGccgaagtgggaaaaaaaaatccttgtatcTTTCATAGCTGCAAAGTGAAACTCCAATAACTCCAATAAGCCCCCCCTCCCCTTACCCTGATATGACCTGCATCAGTCGCAGGCCTGCACCAATCTGCAAGGCTGCTAACATagcctttcagaaaaaaaagtgagTCCAGTATAAACAGGAGACTCTATTTAGTCCAGGCGGCTAGAATTAAGGTAAGTAAGGCATAATTTCAGGAAAAGGCAGCTGTCCCCGAGGCCACTGGAAATAGCCCGTGTGAGGCTGGGTTATGGCGCCTCACCGTTAGGACAGACATCAGCAGTTCTCTGAAACAACCTCAGCTGCATTTCACAGGTGAGCGACTTCTGTCCCTGGGGTAAAATGGCCCCAGTGACAAAGTTCGAGTCTCCAGGCAGTTTCACTATCGTTCTCGGGACAGAGGGTACAAACAGAGAGGGACTGGGGCAGGTGGAAGAACCTGGCTGGAGACTGAGTTCCAGAAACCCAGGTGGTGGGACTCTGCACCGTGACCTGGGAGCTgctccagggcctgggggccaggAACGGGGCTGGTGGACAATCGTTCAAAGGCAGGGGCAACCTCATGTGCAGGCCAGTGAACAATCTTGGATTAACTGAGGCAATGAGAGGACCTGCCTCATAGGTTCCGTCCCAAATCCTGTGTGTGCCCGGGAGGGGGAGGTCATGGGGGTGGGAACGGGCAGGGTATTTGGTGTTAGATCGCTATTCAAACAGGACATGGTTTGGCTCCAGTCTCAGGTATGTGTGGGGTCAAAGCTAGCCATGGTAACCGTATTTATAGTACCGTCTTCACCTCTTAGTGCTTTCTATCTCCTCTCATGAATCTCCTCAAAGTCATGGTGTGAGGGTGCAGCTGAGGCACTTAAGTCCACCCTGGGGTCACTAGAATGTCCCCTAATGAGGCCATGCCAGGTGGTCCCCGCAGTGGGGTCTCCCACCCCCCTCCATTCTGGCCCAGTACCTGTAGATACGTTTCCAGGGCAGTCCACGCATTCCAGTTTTTCACATTGGGACCCTTGCCCAGGTAGATTCGGACTCTCTTCTCCCGAACTGGAGGCCACAGAGCAATATTGGCACGGCCTCGAGGGATGCCCAGGACTGTCTCATGCACGTAGACACACCACAGATTGCAGGTGGCCTCGGTGGTGTGTGGCGGGAACTCCCACTCCTGCCGCTGCTGGTTCCGGCCGAGCTCATGGACAGGGCCCCACAGCCCCTTGGTTCTGATGAGCTTCTCATTGATGAGCTCCTGCACGGATTCCAGATGGCACATGATGGGGTACCCTGCGTGCATCCAGCCTGGGAacacaggagggaggaagagaggtgaGAACGCTCCCCACCTGTCCTTATCAGAACTTCCAGAAGCCCGTAATGCTCAGAAGGGCAATCCACGCAAAGACCCACCAGggctctccctcagcctctctttctGTTATCGTGCCTCCACCCTCACTCTGACCCGAGAGCACGCGGCTTCAGGACGGATGTGCATCACCCACAGCCCTCCACGTACTCTTCAGCTTTTCCATTTTCGTGAGTGTCCTGGCGTGTGAACCTGTCTCATGATACTCTTTTCTCAAAGTTGAGAACTCTTTGATGGTGGCTTCCCCTTCTCATTATTTAGCTACGGAGTTGCCTGCATTGATGCTCTTCCTAGGGAGCATCTCCATAAGGCAACAAAACCGGGGTGGAAAGgaatttccattgttttcttgtttctacACACCCCTGATGTGTTATGCTTCTCGACCCCACTGGCAGAGATCTCTTCATAAGGCCTCTTCTCAAAGTCATTAGATTCCTTCTCCCAACAGCTGTAACCCCGGTGGAGGCCCCCCCAAccacttttattttctcctggaaGTCGCCGATGGGGCTGTGGCGAAAGCCTACACTTCGTTCTTGCACTATTTCCACCGCTGGAAGCTCTCTCTTGACATGCTGACCTAAACtgttcatattttaatatactgcTCACGCCCATTTCCACGGCCTGCTTTTCTTGTGTTACATAATCCCATCAAATGTTCCTCATGCCATCAAAATATCACTTTAAATGTGTCCTTCAGTGTCTGTCGGAAGGTATGCACGTTATATTACctccccactctgtcctgctGGACATTTAGGGAGTTTCCAATTTTCTGTTGGGGAATACagttgaggttttttttgttttttgttttttgttttttttgatgcATCCCCCCGCTTCCATTTAGATAGCAAGGTTTGCATCTTCTATATCTTGCTAGAGCATGTTTACCACGCTGGCTGCCCGCTGCAGGAGAAACAGGAAGGCCGCCAGGCGCAGCATGCACAGAGGGCTGGCTCCCCCAGAGTACCCACCAACTGAGATCTGGACGTCAGCAACGATCCTCTGAGGCAGACGCAAAGGGAAGGGCTCGGCCCCCAGCCGTGCCACAGCCTGCATCACCTCGTCCCAGAGGCGAAGCAGCGGCTCAGGGTTCTCCAGGGTACGGAGATTGGCGGTTGGCACTGTCAGGATGATGTTGTCCGTAGCCAGTTCTCCCCAGGGACCTGGATTCTCCTGGATACGCCTCTTCCACTCTTCCTGGGAGGTCTCCCCTGGGAAGAGAGGTCATGGGGCTCGAAACTCACTTTCCTAAATCCCTTATGTTAAAACGTACAACTTGAACTCCAGGAGGAGAGCACCAAGGTCACGAGTGACCATATCCCCGTTTTTGTCCTCTTTCTACGAAGGCCCCATGAATGTGGTTTGGTCTTAATCCGCTTGGCCCCAAAGCTGAATCTAAGGAAACCTAGCTCCCTCCCCTCTACCAACCTGGACTTTCTCTCTTCCTACACCAAACAGCCCCAGATGATCTCCTGCCCTGGCTCTCCCACTCCCCTGGGGTTCACCCCGCAGCTCCACTCACCCAGCTTGTAGTACGGGGCGTGCACGGCCCCCTTGACAGTGATGGGCACAGAGCCGAGTTTGCTGCTCTGAGGCACAATGATATACAGCAGGCCGCCCCAGAGGCAGGTGATGGACTTGGTGGGCTTGTCCAGGCAGCACCGGTTAATCACAAGCGGGCCTCGGAACAGCTTGCTGGCTCTGGTCAGGTCATCAGTGTGGCAGCCAATCTGTATCTGGAGCGGAGAGATCCCCCCTCAGAGTCACCCTGGGTTGTGTGCAAGTGGAAAGCAGGAGGCTCCCaggaggtgagggcaggaagGGTCTCTGGGTCACAACCCCATGCAAGCCTACGCAACTCCATCATTCCTCAAGGCTGTGCGGACTGAATTGTATAAATGACCTCCCAGGGGAGTCAGCTCCACATAGGGTCATGTTGAGATGCTGGAGCAAGGTACACCTGGTATAGCCCCCCAGGCTAATGCTGAGGAGGGCGGCCCCCCACCCTGGGTGTCTCTATAACCCACCGAATCCTGGGTTGCCTGTTTCATTGTGGTGATTCTGGCCTTGGGAATGGGGCAGAGGGGACCTCGCTGACTCCCAGTGGGAGGCAGTGTGATCGGCTGATAAAACTGGAGGGTGGACTCAGCTCCTCCCCTTCTCTAATGACCCCCTCCCCGGCCATGCGGCAGCTCCCTGACTgggtggagtcctgggattcTCCTCCCAGGTTTATGCAAAACATGTTCCAGGACAGGTGCAGACACAGCGCAGATCCTACCAGTCAAAAGACTCTCACGGGGGACAAAGCAGGATGGCTCTTTAATTTTctatcagtgtgtgtgtgtgtgtgtgtgtgtgtgtgtgtgtatgtgtaagcgACAGACTGAAGGTGGACCGGGGAAGCAGGGACCAGTCTTCAGTGTCCCAGGGAAGATGCAGGAAAACCTTGTGCTCCACTAGGAGATCGCCTTCCCCAGGCACCAAAAGGGGACTGAGGTTGTCTGAACACTCCTGCGTGCCAGGGTGCCCTCCATctgctgctttttgtttttttcagctttttaaattttttatggaattatcttctttaaaaaaaagttttattactattttttaaaggagtttccATGGCAtgatggggcttgaactcccaaccctgagagtaagagtcacatgctctattgactgagccagccatgtgtcCCTGTTTGGTGCTGTCCTTGTTCCCCACTCTAGGACCTAAGTGAAAAGCACAAAACTTAAGAGCCAGACGTTGGttaggatggagccctgggctCTGAAATGTGTCAGATCTATTGGTGGATTGATTGGAATATCATTGACACACAACGTGCAGCTCATTTGCCTCACCCTTAAAATGGGGTAAAAGTACATGCCACGTTGCCAACAGGGTTTTTGTGAGATCACACAAGACGGCAACCGTGAAAGCCAGGATATCTGGGTTCTGCGTGATGTGGCCACAGGGCACGGCCTTACCTTCAGATCAGCAGAGGCAGCAGCTTCAGGCAGCGAGACCTCTATGATCTGCCTTCCAGGAATGTAgagcccagtgctcatccagcaGTATCTGGTGCCTGCCAAAGCACAGGAATGGTCCCTTGATCCCTCCCCCATGACACCATCTCACCCCAGAGTGTACACAGCCTCTTCGGGAGCTCCACACGGCTCTCTCTCTTCATGCCCGCCCCGACTCAACTCTTGCAAATGTCacctgacacccccacccccatctccttgACAGCGCCCGGCCACGGGTGGAGATGGCCCCACTTCCACACCCCCCACTCTGAGCGCTCACCCCGCGCCCCCCAATTCCATACCAGGATTGTTGCAGTTGACCTCAACGGTGATGGGAGACTCGGAGGGACGCAGATAGGGGCTGCTGTACATGTCTTCGATTTCCGGCACCAACAGCGAGAGGTCACTTCCAGAGTGGGCCAGGCCAGTGGCCAGGGAAAGCATAGCACCCCTGCAGCAGTCATTGATGACGGGGTTCTCTCGGGTTGCCACCGGGAGCCGATACCGACTCAGCAGCTTCCTCAGGAGCCGGTGCACAGACATGTAGGCAGGGATCTCTTCGGCGGGGATCTGGAGGAAAGCTGCCCCATCCGGCCCCAGCTTGGCCAGCCAGCCTTTCTCCACATTCCCTCTTTTCCTGCCCATTATGACCTGGAACTCGGCCAGGGTGGAACGGAAGTGGTAGGTCCTTATCCCTGCCTTAGGAGTGCGGAAGGGCCCTGGGTTGAGGCTTTGGCTGGTGATGCTGATGCCAAAGGGGTTGAGGAGGAGGTTTCCTGGGAACCGGGCCAGAGGGGACACTCCGGGGTTCTTGAAGGCCCACCACCACGCTTGGGCTCCGACGAACAGCCCCCCGCCCTCAGCTACAAACTCCTGCAGCTCCTTGACCCCCACATCACTCACGGGTTCAAAGCAATAGACACTCGCGTCGCTGGTCAGGTGGGGCTCGATGCTGGTGTCTATGCCCCCCACCGCGAGCAGGCCGCTCAGTGTCCTCAGTTCCGTCTGCACCACGATCTTGCCTCTGCGGCCCCCGTCCAGCCAGCGCACGGCATTGAGCAGAAAGGGGCCCAGTTTGCCCACCGTGAATAACACCTTGTGGCCAGTCACGACCACGCGGCCCCGGCCGTAGCGGGCAGCCGCTATGACACAGCCGTGGTAGGAATCTAACCCCAGGGGAAAGGCGAGAGCCCCGTGCACCAGCAGCTGGGACGGGAAGCAATCCGAGTTGCTGATGTCCAGCTCTGAAATCCCGTGCAGGAGCTCCTCTCTGTCCTCGGAGAGATCGTCTTCACAGCTGCAAAAGACACAGGCATTGTCTATTAAAGGAGTGGCCACACGAAGCTCTGGGAACAGAGAGCGCGCCCCACACAGCAAGTGTCAGCTTTACTAATGTGATCACTTCTAGCTCTCGCAGGACTGCTGGGAGGATAAAGTGGGCGTCTCTGCCCTGACTGGGTGTGGAGGCTGGTCTGAGGGAAGACACAGGGACATCAATTCTGGTCTGCCCCCTCTTGCAATGCAAAGTCTCCAAAGGAAATCCCAGGGGAAGCCGTGCCATGCTTACCCAATATCATAGCATAAATATTCTAGGTTGCAGTGTTTATTTCAGCCTTTTGGGCATGATGTAAACAACTGAATGGGAAATCATGTTTTCATTCTTATAAAGAGTCTCATTTGTAAATTTCATGCAGCCAATTTTCTGCAAATAAAGTCAATGGAGGGCTGAGTTGGTGGCACCATTGAAGAATCACTATTATCTCAAAAGGTGGGGCAGAGGAGTGGGCTGGCTTCAACTCTAGTAGAGACCCTCTGGTTACTTGAACTCAAAAGGATTGACCATCTACTCGCAGCACTCCATCCACTCATTGCCGACTCTCAGGAGTCCCATATCCATGCTATAAGGGGTTTCTCAGGACCATCTGTACCCGTCTGTGAGTAACAAACTCCTGTACGACTTCAGGACTGCCATGTCCCCCAAATGGGCGATGCAGCCCTGGGTACCTAGGGGATCAATAGGGGGGAAGAGGCACAGTGACCTCTAACAGCCGGAAGATCCCAGAGCTGGTTATGCCAGTTTTGTTAGGTAAAGGTGTGGCAACTACAGGATGAGAAGGCAGCTGCATGCAAATACTGAAAAACAAGTCAAGTAGACAGCCTAATGGCGTATCTGTGTTGCACTCTCTTGGTTGTAAGAACTCCAGTTAAGTGATGGGAAACTGGTACTCTTAGTAGGTATGATCCTTTCCTGAACACAAAAGTATCACCTTACTACTGCCTCTCCAGCTCCTTGAAGCACCAACCACTGAAATCGTTCAACTAGCTCTTCCTGCTCTGATTCCAAGTTTACTAAACCACTATAATTTATAATCTTACTTCTGATGATTGACTGCCTAAACAAAGAAATCATGGGTCAGGCCAAGCAGAATGTTGTAGTTCTGTGACCTATTCATTTCTCAAGCAATATCTTGGACAGGCTATCTTTAATTCTgtgattctaaaattaaaaaaataatttttaaggtttcTATTACTTTACATGTAtacaaaattaagtgaaaaacgttttaattctcataatgagtttttataaatttcatgcaattattttacaaatgaagtcaGTGAAGAGGTAGGCTACTGTGTTTTAGATTAATACTGGCATCAAGATTTATACACTAGCCTATTATGATGAGGTGGCCGATATCGAATGTGCAAACTTGAGGCCCAAACACTCAATCACTAGGATCTCATCTAGACAATGTCCCTAGGTGAGGTCCTGCTCATGCTTAGCCTGGGTCGGGGAGAGGGGACACCCTCAGAGACATCTATCTGTTATTTCTAACAGCCATGACTTATGTGCAGAGGGGgataaatttttgtttcataaactgaaaaaaatatgaactggatttttacttttctttctcattctcatctgaaatgaaacaaaaattttaaaatcagaataaattCATGATTATACTCTGTTTTGAAAAGGGCACAATCAGTAAACTATGCTAGTAAGAATTTAccgaaaatataaatcaaatggaatcagacagatcagaaatccatgagcacagaagaATCTGTAACTGCATATATGTGAAAGAAAATGATCACGAAAACAAAAAGAGGGATTATCATTTGTCTTGAGAAAATACGCTTCAGTAACCAATAATGATCAATCGAGCATTTCAATGCcatttaacatttaaagaaacaaGAATCACCAAATATTTGATGAAAAGTAACAGCATAAAAGAGAAGCACTGACCTAACCAAAGAAAGCCAACACCCTAGGAAATAAGAGTGATAAGTGGAGAAGAAAATCCTAAACAAATGCTGTATATCATTGGAGAGTTCTGAGATGAGGTATTATCtctcttttcaaaagaaaaaagaagttactGCTATTAAAAGTTACtcattagaataaaaatacaattgcCAAACAGGCATCTCAATTTTAATATATGGACAGAAAGTAAATCTTGATGGATAGAAACGCTATGAATAGGTCAATGGTAAAACTGAGTCAAGTGGTAATTGCAGAGAGCAGTgttaaaaggcaaaaagaaaatcattagcaGAAAAAGTTGAGAAGGATGGACCAAGGAGAAGATCTGGCAAGCAAGagttaaaaaagcaaagcagaaagagaagaaagtagcAACAAACCTACAATTACATGCAATTGCCTTTTACTGAAAAATAGATCTTATTCCTTAGAATGACAGGACTCCCTGAATGCAAAGTAGGGTAAATGAAATGAAGAGCAGGATCTAGCTGATTACCGATAAACTAATGAActtcaaacaaagaaaaagctTTGAAGGccatcagaaagaaaacaaagcaaaagagaagaaattacgtacaaagaaacaagtgaaaCCAGTGCCCTAAAAACAACGTATTTGAGGGCAGTGCAAATACTCTGATAATTAGCCTCCTAAGACTCTTTGTTGGCACATGGAAATCCTGAAACCGTACCAAGGGCTTAGAAATGTACCACTCATGAAAGTTTTCCCAAAAAGTTACTTGAGGTTACCCTGTAggtctgtaaaagaaaaagaaatacaacagaGGAACAAATTGGCTTCACAAAACAGTGGTGGGCAAGGATATCAGTATAATTTATAACGAATGCCAAGAAACTGCTGATAAAGGTCCAATGACACCTGCTGTTGCTAAGAAATAATTCCAAGTTAGTAGAGCCAGGATGATAACACAGGAAGAATGAAACCAAGGCAAAATCCAATTGGAACcaaaataccagatgatttcaaCAAAACGCGGGAGGTAGGGGGTGAGCATGGAAAGTGCAttaaagagataaaggaagttctTGATTTGAATGGAGATGTAGACTATAAAATTTAGCTAATTCTCAACTcagatctaaaaatatttaaaaaataaaggcagcagTAAATATGGCTACTAGTTAGTTTATAATAAAGGTGGCATCTTATATTATTAGGAAAAGACCGATACTTTCATAAATGTTGTTGGGAGGGCTGGACAGgcattttgaaaaagataaataggATACCCTACATTACACAACACACCAGACAAGATTCCAAATGCACCAGAAAAgtaaatttttcaaaaggaaaccaCACAAGTACTATAGGAAACCAAGAGTGGAATCTCACAATCTGGGCATGATCCCAAATCAGATGTGATGATAGAAAAGACTGATAACGTTAGCTACGTAAACATTTTTGATTGGCAAAAATACTAAGTTCGCTCACAAGGCAAGCACCCTATAAACCACAGATAAAAGATGAATATTCCTAATCTGTAAGGAACCCTTAAACTGAGGAGAACACCAAAAACACATCAGAAAACAGGCAGAACATGTGAAAAGACAGTTGGCAACCACAAGAAAACCACAAATGACTCAGGCACTGACTGACTTGGAGAAAAAGAGTGTAAATTACAACTACATTGTGATACCATTTCCCAGCTATCAGACTAACAAAAATTCAGAAGTCAGATAACTGTTCTGTTGGACTTGTGTGGGtaaaataggcattttttttccattgctggTGAGAAGGCCAAGTGATGCAACCCAATCTGGAGATGAATCTGGCAATTTCTAACAAAAATATGCAAACATTTATTctttgacctagcaattctatCTCTAGAAAATCAGCCAAAAGGCACAACTCCAGTAAAATGGAAAGCCACGTGAACGCCCATTGATTCAATACTGGTTGACTACACTATGGTATGTTCACAGACTGGAACAGAATGccatcatggaaaaaaaaaatgagagggttCTAAATATTGTCAAGGAATAGTTACAAAGATACATTAATTGAAAATAGTTGGAATCAGAATGTATGATTGGAACGTCTGTTAATTAACGGCTtattagctcatttctttttagcatcaaataatattccattgtctgaacatgccacaatttatttatccattcccctcctgaaggacatcttggttactTCCATGTTTTTGCAGTTATGAACAGAGCTGCTACAAACATCCGtgggcaggtttttgtgtggcCCTAACTCCTTTGCGTAAATAgcaaggagtgtgattgctggatcctaCAGTAAGAAGCAgcttagttttgtaagaaactgctaaaccATCTTCCAAAGTGACCGTACcgttttgcattcccatcagcaatgaacaGAGAGTTCCGGatactccacatcctcatcagcatttggtggtgtcagtgttttggattttcgGCAGAGTGATACCTTAtcgttttactttgcatttccctgatgacacaGGATGTGAAGTGTTTTTCTCATATGATTATCCGACATCTGTACAtcttggtgaagtgtctgttaagGTTTCtggaccatttaaaaaaaattggattgttttactgttattttaagaGTTATTTGTATAGTTTGGATtataaccctttatcagatgtgtcttctgcaaatatttcctcccagtctgtggcttgcttTATCTCTTGATACTGTCTTTTGCAgaacagaagcttttaattttaatgaagcccaGCCTATCGATTATCTCTTTCATGGATCTTTGGTATTATGTCTAAAATGTCATAGCCATATTCAAGGTCATCTAGGATTATTTTCTGTTATCtactaggagttttatagttttttttaaagattttatttatttattcatgagagagagagagagaggcagagacacaggcagagggagaagcaggctccatgcagggagcttgacgtgggacttgatcctggatctccaggatcacgccctgagctgaaggcagggctaaactgctgagccacccaggctgcccctatagTTCTGTTTTAGGTCTGGGATCTGTTTTGAGTTATTTTATGAAAGCTATAAGGACTGTAtctagattcactttttttttttttttttttttttgcctctggaTGTCCATTTCCAGCACCATTTCTGACCGTTTCTGAGGGCTTTCTTTGCTCTATTGCATGGCCTTTGCTCCTGTGTCAAAGATCAGATGACCATATttctgtgggtctatttctgggctctctattctgttcaattgGTCTGTTTTTCCACAAATACCACACTCTTGTTTACTGTAGCTATAGTGAGTCTTGAAGTCAGATAATGTcattcctccaactttgttctcatTTAATATTGTGTTGAACATGccaattttgaaaaatcaactTCACTGACATGTGGTAAAattcatttaaagtgtacatctTGATGAGATTTTATTACATTGATATGCTTgtataatcataataaaattacaggacatttccatcaccacGGAAAGCTACCTTTTGCCCCATTTCAATCAATCCAGTCCCCAGGCAACAACTGACGTGCTTGCTTTCTGCCTTTTTCTAAAGTTTCATATATATGGAGTCATAAAGCATATACTCTCgtgtttggcttttttcacttagaataCATTTTTGAGAGCCATCCATGTTATTATTGAGTCTCTCAGTAATCCATTCCTTTTTACTGAGGAGTAGTATGCCACTggatggatatatcacattttgtttatgcattcatcagttgatgaacatttgggtagCCTCCAGCTTACGGCTTGCGgccatgaacattcatgtacaaaatTTTTGTGTAGATATGTTTTGCCTTTCTTCTGGATAAACACATAGGAATGAGATGGCTGAGTAGTATGGTAAGAGTAGgtttaaatttataagaaattgttttctaaagtggttgtaTCGTCGTACATTCCCAACGGGTAaggtatgagagttccagttgctctacattcttgccaacacttcatttgtgatttttttttaggaacaatTCTAGTGGAGGGGTGTATGGTAtctaattgtgattttaatttgcatttctctgatgactaacaatgttgagaatcttttcatgggcttattggcTTTTCACAGTTTATCTTCTgtgaactatttaaaatattttatccttttatttattttttactggattGTTTATCTTCTTATTGAGATGTAAGAGTTTTCTATGTATGCTCAATGCAAGTCCATTGTCAGATATAGGTACTGCAAATAACTTTTCTAATCTGTAgcttgccttttgttttcttaatactGTCTCTTGAACtgtagaaattattaaaatttttttgatgaagctcaatttattaatcttttcctcTTTTGGCTTATGGACTTTTTGTGTCCTATCTAGGTCATCTCTGCCTACCCTAAAGTCACAGATAATCTCTCCTGTGCATTCATTTAGAAATCTttaacgaacaaacaaaaaaaatagaagtttatgAATTCTAGCTTCTGCATTTAGTTTTGTATGGAGTGGGATAAGCATCAGGATTCCCCTTTTCACCATGAGGGTATCCATTTATTCCAGAACCATATGTTGAAacaattctcttttcctctttgaatTACCTTGGCACCTTTGCCAAAAAATAATTGAGCATGGATCTGTGAGTCTATTTCTGAACCATGCAGTCCGTTTCATTATCTGTATGCGTATCCTTATGCCAATGCCACGGTATTTTGATTGCTTCAGCGTTTCTAATGAATACTGAAATTAGGTTATGTTAGTTCCTTTCCTTTGCATTAATTTTAGAATCCATTTGCACTTTGGTTAGGACTACAATGACTCTATACATCATTTAGGGCAAAactgacatcttaaaaatattgtgtGTTCTGATTCACTAATGTggtatatttctccatttctttaggtCTTAATCCCTATCAgtgacattttatagttttcatgatATAggtcttatatatattttattaacattattCATTAGTATTTCACAATTTTGTGCCCTGTTTTAACTGATAccgtattttaaatttcagttaccaATTTCTGGCTGCTAGTATATAAAAAcgtaattgatttttgtatattgactatATCCTGCAGCCTTgctaaattcaattattttagtattttttgtagttttaaataatttttttatgtagATGAGCATGTTTTCTGCAAATAAACATAGGTTTACTTCTTACTTTTTCATCTCTGTGCCTTTTTTTACTTGCCTTACTGTAATGGCTGGGACCTTTAGCACAATGTTGAATAACAACAGCAAGAGCAGTATTATTCCTTGTCTTGTTTCCAATCTTAGGGTATTTCACCACTAAGCATATTCTTAGCTATAGCTTTTTCAAAGATGACTGACTCATCAAAGAGTAgaagttc containing:
- the TCAF1 gene encoding TRPM8 channel-associated factor 1 isoform X1 — encoded protein: MATPSAAFEALMNGVTSWDVPEDAIPCELLLIGEASFPVMVNDMGQVLIAASSYGRGRLVVVSHEDYLVEAQLTPFLLNAVGWLCSSPGAPIGVHPSLAPLAKILEGSGVEAKIEPEVKDSLGVYCIDAYNETMTEKLVKFMKRGGGLLIGGQAWDWANQGDDERVLFTFPGNLVTSVAGVYFTDNKGDTSFFKVSKKMPKIPVLVSCEDDLSEDREELLHGISELDISNSDCFPSQLLVHGALAFPLGLDSYHGCVIAAARYGRGRVVVTGHKVLFTVGKLGPFLLNAVRWLDGGRRGKIVVQTELRTLSGLLAVGGIDTSIEPHLTSDASVYCFEPVSDVGVKELQEFVAEGGGLFVGAQAWWWAFKNPGVSPLARFPGNLLLNPFGISITSQSLNPGPFRTPKAGIRTYHFRSTLAEFQVIMGRKRGNVEKGWLAKLGPDGAAFLQIPAEEIPAYMSVHRLLRKLLSRYRLPVATRENPVINDCCRGAMLSLATGLAHSGSDLSLLVPEIEDMYSSPYLRPSESPITVEVNCNNPGTRYCWMSTGLYIPGRQIIEVSLPEAAASADLKIQIGCHTDDLTRASKLFRGPLVINRCCLDKPTKSITCLWGGLLYIIVPQSSKLGSVPITVKGAVHAPYYKLGETSQEEWKRRIQENPGPWGELATDNIILTVPTANLRTLENPEPLLRLWDEVMQAVARLGAEPFPLRLPQRIVADVQISVGWMHAGYPIMCHLESVQELINEKLIRTKGLWGPVHELGRNQQRQEWEFPPHTTEATCNLWCVYVHETVLGIPRGRANIALWPPVREKRVRIYLGKGPNVKNWNAWTALETYLQLQEAFGWEPFIRLFTEYRNQTNLPTDNVDKMNLWVKMFSHQVQKNLAPFFEAWAWPIQKEVATSLAYLPEWKENIMKLYLLTQMPH
- the TCAF1 gene encoding TRPM8 channel-associated factor 1 isoform X2, with the protein product MATPSAAFEALMNGVTSWDVPEDAIPCELLLIGEASFPVMVNDMGQVLIAASSYGRGRLVVVSHEDYLVEAQLTPFLLNAVGWLCSSPGAPIGVHPSLAPLAKILEGSGVEAKIEPEVKDSLGVYCIDAYNETMTEKLVKFMKRGGGLLIGGQAWDWANQGDDERVLFTFPGNLVTSVAGVYFTDNKGDTSFFKVSKKMPKIPVLVSCEDDLSEDREELLHGISELDISNSDCFPSQLLVHGALAFPLGLDSYHGCVIAAARYGRGRVVVTGHKVLFTVGKLGPFLLNAVRWLDGGRRGKIVVQTELRTLSGLLAVGGIDTSIEPHLTSDASVYCFEPVSDVGVKELQEFVAEGGGLFVGAQAWWWAFKNPGVSPLARFPGNLLLNPFGISITSQSLNPGPFRTPKAGIRTYHFRSTLAEFQVIMGRKRGNVEKGWLAKLGPDGAAFLQIPAEEIPAYMSVHRLLRKLLSRYRLPVATRENPVINDCCRGAMLSLATGLAHSGSDLSLLVPEIEDMYSSPYLRPSESPITVEVNCNNPGTRYCWMSTGLYIPGRQIIEVSLPEAAASADLKIQIGCHTDDLTRASKLFRGPLVINRCCLDKPTKSITCLWGGLLYIIVPQSSKLGSVPITVKGAVHAPYYKLGETSQEEWKRRIQENPGPWGELATDNIILTVPTANLRTLENPEPLLRLWDEVMQAVARLGAEPFPLRLPQRIVADVQISVGWMHAGYPIMCHLESVQELINEKLIRTKGLWGPVHELGRNQQRQEWEFPPHTTEATCNLWCVYVHETVLGIPRGRANIALWPPVREKRVRIYLGKGPNVKNWNAWTALETYLQLQEAFGWEPFIRLFTEYRNQTNLPTDNVDKMNLWVKMFSHQVQKNLAPFFEAWAWPIQKEVATSLAYLPEWKENIMKLYLLTQM